The proteins below come from a single Miscanthus floridulus cultivar M001 chromosome 1, ASM1932011v1, whole genome shotgun sequence genomic window:
- the LOC136508514 gene encoding transcription factor BHLH3-like isoform X2 — MELDEETFLDELMSLRREAAASTPWQQAAACSAYPGGGGAMMMSDLLFFGGTTEGAAADSTSMYLSPFHQEPLQAPMPPAAAPHPHEEFNFDCLSEVCNPYRSGGGVVVAVPRAEAAAVPGPGQALAALHDAMVEEETSGDLDLQGQHYGGGGGGSPTFVFGGGAGESSEMPIVRGVGGPHPHHRTKLHGAPSKNLMAERRRRKRLNDRLSMLRSIVPKISKMDRTSILGDTIDYVKELTERIKVLEEEIGASPEDLDLLNTLKDSSSNSSEMMVRNSTKFDVEKRGNGSTRIEICCPTNPGVLLSTVSTLEVLGLEIEQCVVSCFSDFGMQASCSQVRGREEASSEHRRDKAGIV; from the exons atggagcttgacgaggagaCGTTCTTGGACGAGCTCATGTCGCTGAGGCGGGAGGCGGCGGCGTCCACGCCGTGGCAACAAGCTGCTGCCTGTAGTGCCtacccgggcggcggcggcgccatgatgATGAGCGACCTCCTCTTCTTCGGCGGGACGACGGAGGGCGCCGCCGCCGACTCCACCAGCATGTACCTCTCGCCGTTCCACCAGGAGCCTCTGCAGGCGCCCATGCCGCCCGCGGCGGCCCCGCACCCGCACGAGGAGTTCAACTTCGACTGCCTGAGCGAGGTGTGCAACCCGTacaggagcggcggcggcgtcgtcgtTGCCGTGCCGCGGGCCGAGGCCGCAGCGGTGCCCGGACCCGGACAGGCGCTCGCTGCTCTCCACGACGCCATGGTGGAGGAGGAGACGAGCGGTGACCTTGACCTGCAGGGGCAGCActatggaggtggcggtggcgggtCCCCGACGTTCGTGTTCGGCGGAGGCGCCGGCGAGAGCTCCGAGATGCCCATCGTCAGGGGTGTCGGCGGCCCACACCCCCACCACAGGACCAAGCTCCACGGCGCGCCGTCCAAGAATCTCATGGCCGAGAGGCGGCGGAGGAAGCGCCTCAACGACCGCCTCTCCATGCTCCGCTCCATTGTTCCCAAGATCAGCAAG ATGGACAGGACATCCATTCTTGGGGACACCATTGACTATGTGAAGGAGCTGACGGAGCGGATCAAAGTCCTCGAAGAGGAGATCGGCGCCTCGCCGGAGGACCTGGACCTTCTCAACACCTTGAAAGATTCGTCCAGCAACAGCAGCGAGATGATGGTGAGGAACTCCACCAAG TTCGACGTCGAGAAGCGGGGCAACGGGAGCACGAGGATCGAGATCTGCTGCCCGACAAACCCCGGGGTGCTGCTGTCCACGGTAAGCACGCTGGAGGTGCTTGGCCTGGAGATCGAGCAGTGCGTCGTGAGCTGCTTCAGCGACTTTGGAATGCAGGCCTCTTGCTCGCAAGTGA GAGGACGGGAAGAGGCAAGTTCTGAGCACCGACGAGATAAAGCAGGCATTGTTTAG
- the LOC136508514 gene encoding transcription factor BHLH3-like isoform X1 codes for MELDEETFLDELMSLRREAAASTPWQQAAACSAYPGGGGAMMMSDLLFFGGTTEGAAADSTSMYLSPFHQEPLQAPMPPAAAPHPHEEFNFDCLSEVCNPYRSGGGVVVAVPRAEAAAVPGPGQALAALHDAMVEEETSGDLDLQGQHYGGGGGGSPTFVFGGGAGESSEMPIVRGVGGPHPHHRTKLHGAPSKNLMAERRRRKRLNDRLSMLRSIVPKISKMDRTSILGDTIDYVKELTERIKVLEEEIGASPEDLDLLNTLKDSSSNSSEMMVRNSTKFDVEKRGNGSTRIEICCPTNPGVLLSTVSTLEVLGLEIEQCVVSCFSDFGMQASCSQEDGKRQVLSTDEIKQALFRSAGYGGRCL; via the exons atggagcttgacgaggagaCGTTCTTGGACGAGCTCATGTCGCTGAGGCGGGAGGCGGCGGCGTCCACGCCGTGGCAACAAGCTGCTGCCTGTAGTGCCtacccgggcggcggcggcgccatgatgATGAGCGACCTCCTCTTCTTCGGCGGGACGACGGAGGGCGCCGCCGCCGACTCCACCAGCATGTACCTCTCGCCGTTCCACCAGGAGCCTCTGCAGGCGCCCATGCCGCCCGCGGCGGCCCCGCACCCGCACGAGGAGTTCAACTTCGACTGCCTGAGCGAGGTGTGCAACCCGTacaggagcggcggcggcgtcgtcgtTGCCGTGCCGCGGGCCGAGGCCGCAGCGGTGCCCGGACCCGGACAGGCGCTCGCTGCTCTCCACGACGCCATGGTGGAGGAGGAGACGAGCGGTGACCTTGACCTGCAGGGGCAGCActatggaggtggcggtggcgggtCCCCGACGTTCGTGTTCGGCGGAGGCGCCGGCGAGAGCTCCGAGATGCCCATCGTCAGGGGTGTCGGCGGCCCACACCCCCACCACAGGACCAAGCTCCACGGCGCGCCGTCCAAGAATCTCATGGCCGAGAGGCGGCGGAGGAAGCGCCTCAACGACCGCCTCTCCATGCTCCGCTCCATTGTTCCCAAGATCAGCAAG ATGGACAGGACATCCATTCTTGGGGACACCATTGACTATGTGAAGGAGCTGACGGAGCGGATCAAAGTCCTCGAAGAGGAGATCGGCGCCTCGCCGGAGGACCTGGACCTTCTCAACACCTTGAAAGATTCGTCCAGCAACAGCAGCGAGATGATGGTGAGGAACTCCACCAAG TTCGACGTCGAGAAGCGGGGCAACGGGAGCACGAGGATCGAGATCTGCTGCCCGACAAACCCCGGGGTGCTGCTGTCCACGGTAAGCACGCTGGAGGTGCTTGGCCTGGAGATCGAGCAGTGCGTCGTGAGCTGCTTCAGCGACTTTGGAATGCAGGCCTCTTGCTCGCAA GAGGACGGGAAGAGGCAAGTTCTGAGCACCGACGAGATAAAGCAGGCATTGTTTAGGAGTGCTGGCTATGGAGGGAGGTGCCTCTAG